One window from the genome of Haladaptatus paucihalophilus DX253 encodes:
- a CDS encoding helix-turn-helix domain-containing protein — protein MNVVVELRLPHDEFALGELFSYRSDIRIELERIVPTRECSMPFVWVATDDTSFLADITPETPALESIAVLSETENGALCRLVWSDSAQGIHEILTGQDATLLDTVGNEEGWLFRIRFPDHDSTTRFREACDERSISYEVRRIYPVDEFPTKRYGLTDEQREALSTAFASGYFHVPRKTSLSELAETLDISPQAASGRLRRGLERMLEATLLPRSDSVESREG, from the coding sequence GTGAACGTCGTCGTCGAACTGCGACTCCCACATGATGAGTTCGCGCTCGGGGAGTTGTTCTCGTATCGGTCCGACATCCGTATCGAGTTGGAGCGTATCGTGCCGACGCGGGAGTGTTCGATGCCGTTCGTCTGGGTCGCCACGGACGACACGTCATTTCTCGCCGATATCACGCCGGAGACACCGGCGCTCGAATCCATCGCCGTCCTCAGCGAAACTGAGAACGGGGCGCTCTGCCGCCTCGTCTGGTCGGATTCGGCCCAAGGTATCCACGAGATTCTGACCGGACAGGACGCGACGCTCCTCGATACCGTCGGGAACGAGGAGGGCTGGCTGTTCCGGATTCGGTTCCCGGACCACGACTCGACCACGCGGTTCCGGGAGGCCTGCGACGAGCGGTCGATTTCGTACGAGGTCCGTCGCATCTATCCCGTCGACGAGTTCCCGACGAAACGATACGGGTTGACCGACGAGCAGCGGGAAGCCCTCTCGACGGCGTTCGCATCGGGGTACTTTCACGTTCCCCGCAAGACCTCGCTCTCGGAACTCGCCGAAACGCTCGACATCTCGCCGCAAGCCGCGTCCGGTCGCCTCCGGCGGGGATTGGAGCGAATGCTCGAAGCGACGCTGTTGCCCCGCAGCGACTCGGTGGAATCACGGGAGGGGTAA
- the psmB gene encoding archaeal proteasome endopeptidase complex subunit beta, with amino-acid sequence MRTPMHGSDFSRNLERLNGNDTSPYEPEIGSLPDNEYSKKDMENINKTGTTTIGLTTADGVVMATDMRASLAGRFVSNKNVQKVEQIHPTAALTMAGSVGGAQSFIRTMRIESNLYESRRGEQMSMQALSTLAGNMLRGGPFFMVSPILGGIDEEGSHIYSLDPAGGVMSDDYTVTGSGMQLAYGVLEQDYEEGLSNEEAKMVAARGIKSAVERDTGSGNGVFLAEITEEGVDITGHKDFDDVL; translated from the coding sequence ATGCGTACTCCAATGCACGGTTCCGACTTCTCGCGTAATCTGGAGCGCCTGAACGGTAACGATACGAGTCCGTACGAGCCGGAGATCGGCTCGCTCCCCGACAACGAGTACTCGAAAAAGGACATGGAGAACATCAACAAGACCGGAACGACGACCATCGGCCTCACGACCGCCGACGGCGTCGTCATGGCGACGGATATGCGCGCCAGCCTCGCCGGACGTTTCGTCTCCAACAAGAACGTCCAGAAGGTCGAGCAGATTCACCCGACGGCGGCCCTGACGATGGCCGGGTCCGTCGGTGGCGCACAGTCGTTCATCCGAACGATGCGCATCGAGTCTAACCTCTACGAGTCCCGACGCGGCGAGCAGATGAGCATGCAGGCTCTCTCGACGCTCGCGGGCAACATGCTCCGCGGCGGCCCGTTCTTCATGGTCTCGCCCATCCTCGGCGGTATCGACGAGGAAGGCTCGCACATCTACAGCCTCGACCCCGCCGGTGGCGTCATGTCCGACGACTACACCGTCACGGGTAGCGGGATGCAACTCGCCTACGGTGTCCTCGAACAGGACTACGAGGAAGGTCTCTCGAACGAGGAAGCAAAAATGGTCGCGGCCCGCGGTATCAAGAGCGCCGTCGAGCGCGACACGGGCAGCGGTAACGGCGTGTTCCTCGCCGAAATCACGGAGGAAGGCGTCGATATCACCGGTCACAAGGACTTCGACGACGTACTCTAA